AAAAGGAAGGTGCCTCACATGGAATTGATGGATGCGGTAAAAGGACGGCGGAGCATTCGCAAATACAAAGCCGATCCCGTCAGCGATAAAGACCTTGAGACGATATTAGAGGCGGCGCGATGGGCGCCGTCCTGGGCCAACACGCAGTGCGTGCGATGGATACTGGTCAAGGATCGTGAGACCAAGCGGAAGCTGGCGGAGACGTTGTCATCTATAAACCCCGCCGCCGAGGCCATGCTCACCGTCCCCGTGGTGCTGGCGTTCTGCGCCGAGACGGGACGGGCTGGCATCAAGAAACGTAAGACACATTGTTAGCATCTAAGCCCTCGTCACCCGGGGATAACACCAATAAATCAACTAGAAGAATCTCTCCCAGGGCTCTTTTTCAGTTAGTCTACGGATTATCAAACGTCAGTAGTGCGCCGTAGATGTCCCAGTTTCTGTTACGCTTATCCTGCCAGACCACCGTGTTTCCTGAAATGGCGGGTAGTGCTTGGCCAGACGTGTTGAGACATATGGGGAACTTGGTGGCGGTGGATAGATTGCAGCCGTAGATATCGGTTGCATACCAGTAGTTGTTGCAATTCTCCTTCCACACTACAATGTTGCCG
This is a stretch of genomic DNA from Dehalococcoidia bacterium. It encodes these proteins:
- a CDS encoding nitroreductase family protein translates to MELMDAVKGRRSIRKYKADPVSDKDLETILEAARWAPSWANTQCVRWILVKDRETKRKLAETLSSINPAAEAMLTVPVVLAFCAETGRAGIKKRKTHC